One genomic segment of Halalkalicoccus tibetensis includes these proteins:
- a CDS encoding DUF488 domain-containing protein, whose protein sequence is MGRGTVSETYHAALAHGLADLGEATRIGVVRRPTAWFHGEIDENVPELGPPEELLSEFQERREGLKTRGMCDEGAHNAAWEEVGFGERYDEHLGSPEAREVLSGLAERVAGGEDIVLVCYEADSKRCHRRPLVDAIEERTGGA, encoded by the coding sequence ATGGGACGTGGAACGGTCTCGGAGACGTATCACGCCGCGCTCGCTCACGGCCTCGCCGACCTGGGCGAGGCGACCCGGATCGGGGTGGTCCGCCGGCCGACGGCGTGGTTCCACGGCGAGATCGACGAGAACGTCCCCGAGCTCGGTCCGCCCGAGGAGCTGCTCTCGGAGTTCCAGGAACGCCGCGAGGGCCTGAAGACGCGGGGGATGTGCGACGAGGGCGCGCATAACGCCGCCTGGGAGGAGGTGGGATTCGGCGAGCGATACGACGAGCACCTCGGATCGCCCGAGGCGCGGGAGGTCCTCTCGGGGCTTGCGGAGCGGGTCGCAGGCGGGGAAGACATCGTTCTCGTCTGTTACGAGGCCGATTCGAAGCGGTGCCACCGCCGCCCGCTCGTCGACGCGATCGAGGAGCGAACCGGCGGCGCCTGA
- a CDS encoding alpha/beta hydrolase — translation MIGAPLRRGRWDDHPYVAVGDGPRTLIVIPGLNDPLCRVTDRWWFSLLAAAYCNRYAGRHTVAMVSRPPGLDEEASVRELAGGYADVLEEIGPADVMGLSMGGFLVAELAADRPDLVEHAILGLAAARLSERGREVVGRWREYAGEDRWRPICTEAAGAVAGGLRGTVARDAARLYGLLGSPSPVDRHDFLVSAEACLAYDGTDRLEEIGVPTLVIGGTEDPFFAPEAFRGTAAGITDGRLVELDGVGHEAVLDHRRPFDGAIREFLHD, via the coding sequence GTGATCGGAGCCCCCCTGCGCCGCGGGCGCTGGGACGACCATCCCTACGTCGCCGTTGGGGACGGCCCGCGAACGCTGATCGTGATCCCGGGGCTCAACGACCCGCTCTGTCGGGTCACCGACCGGTGGTGGTTCAGCCTGCTCGCCGCCGCCTACTGCAACCGCTACGCGGGCCGGCACACGGTCGCGATGGTGAGTCGGCCCCCTGGCCTCGACGAGGAGGCGTCCGTCCGTGAACTCGCGGGCGGCTACGCCGACGTCCTCGAAGAGATCGGCCCCGCCGACGTCATGGGTCTCTCGATGGGCGGGTTCCTCGTCGCGGAGCTCGCCGCCGATCGCCCCGACCTCGTCGAGCACGCGATCCTCGGGCTGGCCGCCGCCCGGCTGAGCGAGCGCGGCAGGGAGGTCGTCGGGCGCTGGCGCGAGTACGCGGGGGAGGATCGATGGCGACCGATCTGTACGGAGGCCGCGGGCGCGGTCGCGGGCGGCCTCCGGGGTACGGTCGCCCGCGACGCCGCCCGGCTCTACGGGCTCCTCGGCTCCCCATCGCCGGTCGACCGCCACGATTTCCTCGTCTCCGCCGAGGCCTGCCTGGCCTACGACGGGACCGACCGCCTCGAGGAGATCGGGGTCCCGACGCTGGTGATCGGCGGGACCGAGGACCCCTTCTTCGCCCCCGAGGCGTTCCGCGGGACCGCCGCCGGAATCACCGACGGCCGTCTGGTCGAACTCGACGGCGTCGGCCACGAGGCCGTCCTCGACCACCGGCGGCCGTTCGACGGCGCGATCCGGGAGTTCCTCCATGACTGA
- a CDS encoding CrcB family protein codes for MIEALLVGLGGAVGAVSRYLVGLGVGRFDVRFPYETLFVNVVGSFVLGWVTFAGAGEGALLVVGIGACGAFTTFSSFSVDTTRLVEDGEPVLAVVYALSNVLLATGAVVLARLLVPTV; via the coding sequence ATGATCGAGGCGCTGTTGGTCGGCCTCGGGGGCGCGGTCGGCGCGGTCTCGCGGTATCTCGTCGGCCTCGGCGTCGGGCGGTTCGACGTCCGCTTCCCCTACGAGACGCTGTTCGTGAACGTCGTCGGGAGTTTCGTGCTGGGCTGGGTGACGTTCGCCGGCGCCGGGGAGGGTGCGCTGCTGGTCGTCGGGATCGGCGCCTGCGGCGCGTTCACGACGTTCTCGTCGTTCTCGGTCGACACGACCCGGCTGGTCGAGGACGGCGAGCCCGTTCTCGCCGTGGTCTACGCGCTCTCGAACGTCCTGTTGGCGACGGGCGCGGTCGTCCTCGCCCGGCTGCTCGTCCCGACAGTATAG
- a CDS encoding HTH domain-containing protein, which yields MATEEVPEELAALAEKIATEYRDSEYEIALVLANADEPLSTEELAEEADYTERTITKRVGTLEERLGGDPLLRRDDEDRPVLHPELGAAIREQAE from the coding sequence ATGGCAACCGAGGAGGTCCCGGAGGAGTTGGCCGCGCTCGCGGAGAAGATAGCGACGGAGTACCGCGACTCGGAGTACGAGATCGCGCTGGTGCTCGCGAACGCCGACGAACCCCTGTCGACTGAAGAGCTCGCCGAGGAGGCGGACTACACCGAACGAACCATCACGAAGCGCGTCGGCACGCTCGAGGAGCGGCTGGGCGGCGACCCGCTGCTACGGCGCGACGACGAGGATCGGCCGGTGCTCCACCCGGAGCTCGGCGCGGCGATCCGCGAACAGGCCGAGTAA
- a CDS encoding CrcB family protein: MAPSRPAAIALVALGGFVGSIARYGVTLLAPGLGGTFLVNVTGSFALGYVFYTSSTTDRISPRTRLLVATGFLSSYTTYSMFAFETVDVSLMWGLLNVLGSYAFGFGAAILGRRLVVGGWR; the protein is encoded by the coding sequence ATGGCTCCCTCCCGGCCCGCGGCGATCGCGCTCGTCGCGCTCGGCGGCTTCGTCGGCTCGATCGCGCGATACGGCGTGACGCTACTTGCGCCCGGACTGGGCGGGACCTTCCTCGTGAACGTCACCGGGAGCTTCGCGCTGGGCTACGTCTTCTACACCTCCTCGACGACCGACCGGATCTCCCCCCGGACCCGGCTGCTCGTCGCCACCGGCTTCCTCTCCTCCTATACGACCTACAGCATGTTCGCCTTCGAGACGGTCGACGTTTCACTGATGTGGGGCCTGCTCAACGTCCTCGGGAGCTACGCCTTCGGGTTCGGGGCGGCGATCCTCGGCCGCCGGCTGGTCGTGGGTGGGTGGCGATGA